The Halobacterium sp. R2-5 DNA segment ACGACGTCCGCGCAGGTGTAGACCATGTCGCCGGTGTTCTCGTACTGCTTGCGGTCGCCGTTCAGTTCGAGTTCCATCTGGAGGTCCTGGGGGTCGTCAATCTCGTCGGCGGTGACGACAGCGGGGCCGATGACGGTGAAGGTGTCGTAGGATTTGCGGTTCGAGCGGTCCTGGTCGCCGCGCACGGAGATGTCAAGGAGAATCGTGTACCCGAAGATGTGCTCCCAGGCGTCCTCGGCGTCGACGTCTTTGACGTCGTCTTCCATGACGAATGCGAGTTCGATTTCGTGGTCGACGCGGCGGTCCGAGAACGGCAACTCGACGCCGTGGTCGGGGCCGACGACGCTCGACGGCGCTTTGAGGAAGTAGCCTTTGTCCTCGATGCTGAACCACTCCTCGGTGGTGATGTCGCGGTCGGCGAGGGCCTCCTCGATGTGGTTTTCGTAGTTCAGGGGTGCGGCGATAACCTTGCCGGGGCGTTCGACGGGGGAGCCGAGGTCGACCTCACTGCGGTCGTAATCAGGGTCTTCGTCGGCGTACTGGCTGGCGTCGTAGTCGCCGTTGATGTACTCGACGAGCGGGTCGGCGGCATCGATGCCGAGTCGGTCGGTCAGGTCGACGACGCCGTCGTCGTCGGTGAGCACGCCCAGGCGGTCCTCGTTGAAGCGAACAAATCGCATGTGTCATGCTGGGGCGAGCATCCCCATAAATCATCGGACTCCCGGCCGAGCGTTACTACTGACGGGGTTTGGACCAGTTGGCGGTCCCATCGTCGCGAACCGATGTGAACGATACTTCGACTAGTTCGACGTCACAGGGGCCGCTGTGGATACCGGATTGTCCTGACTCTGGCGTGGCTGGTTAGGAGTGCCGGCGGTACGCTGTCGGGTTAGA contains these protein-coding regions:
- a CDS encoding fumarylacetoacetate hydrolase family protein — translated: MRFVRFNEDRLGVLTDDDGVVDLTDRLGIDAADPLVEYINGDYDASQYADEDPDYDRSEVDLGSPVERPGKVIAAPLNYENHIEEALADRDITTEEWFSIEDKGYFLKAPSSVVGPDHGVELPFSDRRVDHEIELAFVMEDDVKDVDAEDAWEHIFGYTILLDISVRGDQDRSNRKSYDTFTVIGPAVVTADEIDDPQDLQMELELNGDRKQYENTGDMVYTCADVV